A region of Salvia splendens isolate huo1 chromosome 17, SspV2, whole genome shotgun sequence DNA encodes the following proteins:
- the LOC121773849 gene encoding trihelix transcription factor ASR3-like isoform X2 — translation MELTIENQGGGGGVERDYRRGNWSLEETMILIEAKRMDDERRMKRVGDAAKPAELRWKWVEDYCWRRGCFRSQNQCNDKWDNLMRDFKKIREFERREKKNKSYWGMERSERKDSNLPSNMLLQIYEALVAVVERKGQPTAVSSIGYLVSGVEKSTGQFLHSTVHPILRSPMIPQSPAAQPLPTLARFRLALKKKKATRQRRRRRRRRNERSYHDDVARGRV, via the exons ATGGAACTGACAATAGAAAAccaaggcggcggcggcggggtgGAGAGAGACTACAGGAGGGGGAACTGGAGCCTCGAAGAAACGATGATCCTAATCGAGGCGAAAAGAATGGATGACGAGCGGCGGATGAAGCGGGTGGGAGATGCCGCGAAGCCGGCCGAGCTGCGGTGGAAATGGGTGGAGGACTACTGCTGGAGAAGGGGGTGCTTCCGCAGCCAGAATCAGTGCAACGACAAGTGGGACAATCTGATGAGGGATTTCAAGAAAATCAGAGAATTCGAgcggagagagaagaagaacaAGTCGTATTGGGGAATGGAGAGAAGTGAGAGGAAAGACAGCAATTTGCCTTCGAATATGCTTCTGCAGATTTATGAAGCGCTCGTCGCGGTGGTGGAGAGGAAAGGCCAACCAACCGCCGTGAGTTCGATTGGATATTTGGTTAGTGGTGTGGAGAAATCTACTGGACAATTTTTGCACTCAACGGTCCATCCTATCCTTCGCTCTCCGATGATTCCTCAATCTCCGGCAGCTCAGCCATTGCCCACACTAG CTAGATTCCGGCTCGCCCTCAAAAAGAAGAAGGCGACTAGGCAGAGGCGAAGGcgaaggaggagaaggaacgaGCGGAGCTACCACGACGACGTTGCAAGAGGTAGGGTCTGA
- the LOC121773849 gene encoding trihelix transcription factor ASR3-like isoform X1 translates to MELTIENQGGGGGVERDYRRGNWSLEETMILIEAKRMDDERRMKRVGDAAKPAELRWKWVEDYCWRRGCFRSQNQCNDKWDNLMRDFKKIREFERREKKNKSYWGMERSERKDSNLPSNMLLQIYEALVAVVERKGQPTAVSSIGYLVSGVEKSTGQFLHSTVHPILRSPMIPQSPAAQPLPTLDSGSPSKRRRRLGRGEGEGGEGTSGATTTTLQEVGSEISRSASIIAEAIQSCKNREDERHKEMVSLYKRRLQIEESKAEINRQGIKGLIDAINKLANSVLALAANTTQPSK, encoded by the exons ATGGAACTGACAATAGAAAAccaaggcggcggcggcggggtgGAGAGAGACTACAGGAGGGGGAACTGGAGCCTCGAAGAAACGATGATCCTAATCGAGGCGAAAAGAATGGATGACGAGCGGCGGATGAAGCGGGTGGGAGATGCCGCGAAGCCGGCCGAGCTGCGGTGGAAATGGGTGGAGGACTACTGCTGGAGAAGGGGGTGCTTCCGCAGCCAGAATCAGTGCAACGACAAGTGGGACAATCTGATGAGGGATTTCAAGAAAATCAGAGAATTCGAgcggagagagaagaagaacaAGTCGTATTGGGGAATGGAGAGAAGTGAGAGGAAAGACAGCAATTTGCCTTCGAATATGCTTCTGCAGATTTATGAAGCGCTCGTCGCGGTGGTGGAGAGGAAAGGCCAACCAACCGCCGTGAGTTCGATTGGATATTTGGTTAGTGGTGTGGAGAAATCTACTGGACAATTTTTGCACTCAACGGTCCATCCTATCCTTCGCTCTCCGATGATTCCTCAATCTCCGGCAGCTCAGCCATTGCCCACACTAG ATTCCGGCTCGCCCTCAAAAAGAAGAAGGCGACTAGGCAGAGGCGAAGGcgaaggaggagaaggaacgaGCGGAGCTACCACGACGACGTTGCAAGAGGTAGGGTCTGAGATATCAAGAAGCGCTTCGATCATAGCTGAGGCAATTCAATCATGTAAGAATAGGGAGGATGAAAGGCACAAAGAAATGGTGAGTTTATACAAAAGAAGGCTGCAGATTGAGGAATCAAAGGCTGAGATCAATCGACAAGGCATCAAAGGTCTAATCGACGCCATTAACAAGCTGGCTAATTCCGTGCTTGCTTTGGCAGCCAATACAACCCAACCCTCCAAATAA
- the LOC121775107 gene encoding ras-related protein RABF2b-like — protein sequence MASSANKNINAKLVLLGDVGAGKSSLVLRFVKGQFVEFQESTIGAAFFSQTVAVDDATVKFEIWDTAGQERYHSLAPMYYRGAAAAIIVYDITNQASFDRAKKWVKELQAQGNPNMVMALAGNKSDMLDGRTVAPEDAQTYAQENGLFFLETSAKTAANVNEVFYEIAKRLPRLQQTPNPSGMVLVDRPAERANSASCCS from the exons ATGGCATCAAGCGCAAAC aagAACATCAACGCTAAGCTG GTACTCCTAGGAGATGTCGGAGCTGGAAAATCTAGTCTAGTGTTGCGTTTTGTGAAAGGGCAGTTCGTTGAGTTCCAG GAATCGACAATAGGGGCTGCCTTTTTTTCACAAACAGTCGCTGTGGATGATGCAACTGTGAAATTCGAGATATGGGACACGGCTGGTCAAGAGAGATACCACAGCTTAGCTCCAATGTATTACAGAGGGGCTGCTGCAGCCATCATTGTCTATGATATCACGAATCAA GCCTCGTTTGACCGAGCCAAAAAATGGGTTAAAGAGCTTCAGGCACAAG GTAATCCAAATATGGTTATGGCACTCGCTGGGAATAAATCAGATATGTTGGATGGACGAACGGTTGCACCCGAG GATGCTCAAACTTATGCCCAAGAAAATGGTCTTTTCTTTTTGGAAACTTCTGCAAAGACAGCAGCCAACGTCAACGAAGTATTTTATGAAATAG CAAAGAGATTACCACGGCTGCAGCAGACACCAAACCCATCGGGCATGGTCCTCGTGGATCGACCAGCGGAAAGGGCAAACAGTGCTTCCTGTTGTTCTTGA
- the LOC121775105 gene encoding TLC domain-containing protein 4-B-like: MGRSLRTVDTLKAYQNQAGVLVKNYVLADPYIPYTSMFLGMVTCKLAYDLSQLISTFYFINYNALTKIQRMDWNNRAISTLHAVFISIMALYFVFWSELFSDQNHSAGLVTFRNSSISTFALGLSVGYFLSDLGMICWQYPSLGGPEYVLHHSLSAIAVAYAMYMGEGQLYTYMVLISEITTPCINMRWYLDVSGLKNSIAYLINGVIIFFSWLVARILLFGYMFYHVYRHHNQVMQMHIFGSLLVFVVPLALGIMNLMWFGKILKGMKKTLMKKT, translated from the exons ATGGGGCGTTCTTTAAGAACTGTTGACACACTTAAAGCTTACCAAAATCAGGCTGGTGTGCTGGTAAAAAACTATGTACTAGCGGATCCTTACATTCCATACACTTCAATGTTTCTTGGAATGGTTACTTGCAAATTG GCCTATGATCTGAGTCAGCTCATCAGCACATTTTACTTCATAAATTATAATGCCCTCACTAAGATCCAAAGGATGGACTGGAATAACCG TGCCATTTCCACTCTTCATGCCGTTTTTATTTCGATTATGGCTTTATACTTTGTATTCTGGTCTGAACTTTTCTCTGATCAAAATCATTCTGCTGGACTAGTTACTTTCAGAAATTCATCTATCTCGACATTTGCACTTGGG CTCTCTGTTGGCTACTTCTTGTCAGACCTTGGAATGATCTGTTGGCAATATCCTTCTTTAGGTGGACCTGAGTAT GTTCTCCATCACTCTCTTTCGGCAATTGCAGTCGCATATGCCATGTACATGGGGGAGGGCCAGCTCTACACATATATGGTCCTGATATCTGAGATAACAACACCATGTATCAATATGAGATG GTATCTTGATGTATCTGGATTGAAGAATTCCATTGCATATCTTATCAATGGAGTCATCATATTTTTCAGTTGGTTG GTTGCAAGAATTCTTTTGTTTGGTTACATGTTCTACCATGTATATCGTCACCACAACCAG GTGATGCAGATGCACATATTTGGTTCTCTTTTGGTGTTTGTTGTGCCCTTGGCACTCGGAATCATGAATTTGATGTGGTTCGGGAAGATCCTCAAGGGTATGAAGAAGACCTTAATGAAAAAGACATGA